A stretch of DNA from Natrinema halophilum:
CTCGGTAGTATGCATACAGTCCGTCGCCGTCCCGTTCCGTTCGGACGCGTTTCTCGATCAGCCCCACGTCGCGGAGTTCGTTGAGGTGGTAGTGAAGCGTGCTATCGTCGACATCCATCACTGCATCGAGCTCGGTGGCCGTCATCTCACCGGTATGAGAGAGCCGGTACACGATCTCGAAGCGCGTCCGGTTCCCGATCGCAGCCTGCATGTCGAGATACTCGTCGAGGGAGAGAACGCTCATCTCTGGGAGGAATTCGTTCGGGTCGTCCGGAACGTCGTCGGCGATCCTGGTACGTTTCGTCCCCATCTTGTCTCGCGATACTCGCTCTCAGCTTTTAGCCGTTGTCGAGCCAGCATTCGCTGAAAACACTACCTTTTATTTTCGAAAACTCTTCCAGAACGAAGACGCGATAGACGAAGCGAAAGCGCTACTCAGGCGTGTTCAAGGCCATCTTCGGACAGATCCGGGAGTGAACGCGTTTCTCGCAGTCGACGTCGATGTCGACACGGAGCAGGTCGATGCCGTGACGCAAAGGATCAAATACGCTCGTCACTCGAATGCGACGGTATTCGTCGTTCCGTTCCTCGGACACAATTTCGGGGTCGGTGAAGAAGCGGGGAGTATCCTCGAGAACGTGGCTGACACACACGGCGAGAGGATCGTCTTCGTACACGAAGCGAACGTCACCAGCGAGATGATCCGGTCAGCGCGAACCAGATGAGACCTCCGAATCGAAACGTACGAGACGGCAGACGAATTGGTCGACACGGTGAGACGGTTCGTCGTAACTACAATGAATCGCGAACAGTTCGGTACGCTCGACTCTCGCGAGTAACCGGTTCGAGTCAGATTCGTCGAGAACGTTCCGAGAGCGGACGGCCTGCTGAACGGACATGACGTCACTTCGA
This window harbors:
- a CDS encoding ArsR/SmtB family transcription factor — translated: MGTKRTRIADDVPDDPNEFLPEMSVLSLDEYLDMQAAIGNRTRFEIVYRLSHTGEMTATELDAVMDVDDSTLHYHLNELRDVGLIEKRVRTERDGDGLYAYYRATVLGDGILEDGVEELLRRERAFLDTYDSSRN